Part of the Salinimonas lutimaris genome, CCAGCCAGACCTGCACATCGTGCAATAACGAATTTGATGCCAGTCAGGTACGTTGCCCACAGTGTCATCAGCTGATTGCCGGTTTTACCTATAAAAGCCGGGTAGCAGCGGCAGCGCTGGCCCTGTTTGGTGGTGTGATGGGACTACATCGCTTCTACCTGAAGCAATGGCGGGCCCTGCTCTACATTGTGTTTTGCTGGACACCTTTTCCTTTTATTATTGCCATTATTGAGTCTGTAGTATTTTTGGCCAGTTCTCAGGAAAGCTGGAATAAAAAATACAATCAGGGCGTCAGTGCCGGTCGGGAAAGCGGCAAGGTGCTGGCCATTTTTATCGGCCTTGGGATCTTTTTGTTTGCTGGTGCGCTCACCTTTATTAGTCAGATACCCAATATCGCCAGCCAGCCTTTTAAAACCCTGGACACCCACACACAACTGGCAGAAAAAGTGGCCAGCGCCTATCAGGACTACGTCAATGAACATCAGCGTCGCCCGGATGATATTTCTCAGTTAACGCTGACCGACGATATACGTGAAAAAGCAACTGAGAGTGTGCGCCTTAGCCGCTCTGAACTGACAGTCAGTTTCTCTGTGATGGATGACAGCCAGCAGCAAATCATCATGACGCCGGTGATTGTTCAGGGTGAGGTACTGTGGGACTGTACCGGTAGCACCCTGCCGGGCATGATGCTACCGAGACAATGCCGCTGATATGAACTATCTGGCCCACCTGCACTTGTCACAGCCCAACGGCGAATCCCGGTTTGGTAATTTGCTGGGCGACTTTATGCATGGCGTACAGCCACATATTTATAGCCAGACGATACAAGCGGGCCTGGCCAATCACCGGCTGGTCGATAAATTTACCGACCAGCATGCACAGGTCATTCAGGCAAAGCAGTTATTCAGTGCCCGTCGACGACGATTTGCCGGGATTATTGTGGATGTATCCTTTGATCATTTTTTGATAAAACACTGGTCACAGTTTTCCGACCTGCCGTTTGCCCGCTTTGAACAAAGCGTTTACCAGCAACTGGAAGGTCTGCTAGCGAAGATGCCCGACAGCATGCAAGCGATGATTGGCAGTATGGTGTCGCATCGCTGGCTGGATACCTATGCCAGCCTGTCTGGAGTAGGCCGGGCGCTGGACAATACTGCCGCGCGCATTCGTTTTAAACATCAGTTTGATAACAGTATTGAAGAAGTGCAGCACCATTATGCCGCACTTGAAGCCCATTTTTTGCAGTTTTATCCTGAGCTTCAGGCACATGTCAGAGCGCATCGTCTGGAACTCGGGTAAGCAGCGTGAAGGCAATGCCCGGTCTGATATTGCTGCTTGATGCCCTAGGCGCTAAACAAACTGACCAGTTGCTCCAGCCCGAACAGGATCCCGCCTATCAGCCCACCGACCAGCGTGCCGTTAATACGGACTTTTTGCAGATCTTTACCAATATTAAGCTCAATTTGCTCTGACATCTCCCGTTCATCCCAGTTCTCAATGGTACTGCGGATATGGCCGGTCAGAAAATCACTGGCCTGCGGCGCAACATAGGTGGCTGCACCGGTAATATAACGGTTTACTGACTCTGCCAAAGTGTTGTCATCCAGTATACGTTGCCCGGAGTCCTCTAACATTCGGGTAAGATGCTGGCGCAACTGACTATCGTCAGCTCGCAGATCCTGCTGTATGTATATCCGCAGATCATCCAGTACCTTACCCAGATAGGTGTGCAGGGTCTGGTTACTGGCTAGCGATTGCTGGAATCCGGCGAGTCTGGCGGCCATATCAGGGTCGTTTTCCACCTTTTGCAGCATCACCGACACATAATGGTCAAACCGTTTGCGCAGTACATGGTCCGGGTTGTCATTAATATCTTCAATGGTGCTGATAATCGCTTTGGTCGCCACCTGTGCGCCACGCTCGCTGATCCACTCTGAGGGTAAAAATCTCTCCAGCGTACTATGTTCAGTTTTAAGCCAGCGATGCAGACGCGCAGCAATAAATGCCTGGGCGCCGGGGCGTTGCAGTAGCCGGGCTGCCTGATTGATGATTTGGTCAAGCACCTGCTGATGCCGGTTTTCCCGGGTCAGTGCCTGTAAAGTGCCGGTGACCAGAGGTTTTAAGTCCAGCTTGACCAGAAATTTACGCAGGTTGTCAGCCACCAGATTTAACACCGGCCCGTCACTGAGCATGGTCAGGGCGCCGCCCACGCTATCTCCCATCACCCGCGCGGCATGCTGACTGTTATTAGCTGATTTCAGCCACAGGGCCATCGTTCTGGCCGGATCGCTTTCACTCACCAGTCGGGCAATCGCCTGAGAGTTGAAAAACTTGTCTTTTACAAAACCGGATAAATTAGCTGCAATACTGGCTTTATTGGCAGCCACGATATTCGTGTGGGGAATAGGAAAGCGTGGCGGAATAGGCTTAAATAAGGCAGTAACCGCAAACCAGTCAGCCAAACCGCCCACCAGCGCCGCCTCACTGATCATTTTCACCAGACCAATCCAGGTACTGTACGCTTGCGCCACATGCCGGTACTCAATGATCGTTGTAGTAATAAACAAGGCGGCGGCCACTAACAGGCAATACAGGGCCTGTCGTTTAGCCCGGGCAAGTTGTTCAGGTTTGGTCATCAGGTACATTTAAATGATAGAGAACTGGTAATGAAAGTGTGCCGTAAATAACATGGCTCAGCGAGGAAAACTATGTAACAGCGCGTATTTGTAGCTGCAAAATTTATTAAAAATGCCCGGCGAACCGGGCATTGAGTGTAAACACTGAGGGTTAGTCCCACTCAGGACCAAAGTCAGGGTCAACAATACGTTCACCATTGTCCAGATCATCAATCAATGCAATATCATCCGCACTTAGTGAGACTTTTTCAAACTCATAGTTATCCTGAATATGATCCGGATTGGTCGATGAAGGAATCGTGTAATACCCTTTGGCTTTCATCCACGCCAACGTAACCTGGGCAGGGCTGGCATCAGATTTTTGCCCAATCGACTGCAGCGTTTCACTTTTCATTACTTTGCCCACGGCAAA contains:
- a CDS encoding DUF445 domain-containing protein, with product MTKPEQLARAKRQALYCLLVAAALFITTTIIEYRHVAQAYSTWIGLVKMISEAALVGGLADWFAVTALFKPIPPRFPIPHTNIVAANKASIAANLSGFVKDKFFNSQAIARLVSESDPARTMALWLKSANNSQHAARVMGDSVGGALTMLSDGPVLNLVADNLRKFLVKLDLKPLVTGTLQALTRENRHQQVLDQIINQAARLLQRPGAQAFIAARLHRWLKTEHSTLERFLPSEWISERGAQVATKAIISTIEDINDNPDHVLRKRFDHYVSVMLQKVENDPDMAARLAGFQQSLASNQTLHTYLGKVLDDLRIYIQQDLRADDSQLRQHLTRMLEDSGQRILDDNTLAESVNRYITGAATYVAPQASDFLTGHIRSTIENWDEREMSEQIELNIGKDLQKVRINGTLVGGLIGGILFGLEQLVSLFSA
- a CDS encoding acyl carrier protein phosphodiesterase; amino-acid sequence: MNYLAHLHLSQPNGESRFGNLLGDFMHGVQPHIYSQTIQAGLANHRLVDKFTDQHAQVIQAKQLFSARRRRFAGIIVDVSFDHFLIKHWSQFSDLPFARFEQSVYQQLEGLLAKMPDSMQAMIGSMVSHRWLDTYASLSGVGRALDNTAARIRFKHQFDNSIEEVQHHYAALEAHFLQFYPELQAHVRAHRLELG
- a CDS encoding TM2 domain-containing protein; the encoded protein is MTTSQTCTSCNNEFDASQVRCPQCHQLIAGFTYKSRVAAAALALFGGVMGLHRFYLKQWRALLYIVFCWTPFPFIIAIIESVVFLASSQESWNKKYNQGVSAGRESGKVLAIFIGLGIFLFAGALTFISQIPNIASQPFKTLDTHTQLAEKVASAYQDYVNEHQRRPDDISQLTLTDDIREKATESVRLSRSELTVSFSVMDDSQQQIIMTPVIVQGEVLWDCTGSTLPGMMLPRQCR